Genomic segment of Kibdelosporangium phytohabitans:
TCGACCGCCGCCGTCGGCACGTCCACCGCACGGACGCCGTACTGCTTGGTCAGCTCCGCCGCGCGCCCCTCGTAGCGCTCGGTGAACAGCAGCTCGTCCGGGCTGCGCCCACCAGACAGCAGCCCGGACAGCAGCGCCTCACCGATCTTGCCAGCCCCCAGCACAGCGATGGTCGTCATGGCGCATAAGCGTGCCAGATCAGCCCGTTGTCGCTGTCAGGGCCAGCTGCCGTGCCTGGCACACCAGACGGCCCGTCGAGTCCACCACGGTGGCGTCCGAGTCGAACCACGCACCGTGCACGGCGCGGCAGTCGACCTGGATGCGCAGCCAGCCCGGCGCGGGCCGGGACCGCAGCAGAGCGGTCAGCTGCACCGCAGGCGACCACCCCATCCGACCGAGGTTGAACGTGACCGGCATCGAGATGTCCCCCGCGACGAGCGCGAACAACGGGTCCGCGTGCTCACCGCGCGGCCGGGCCCACAGGCGCAGCCGCAGCGGGTCGCCGACGTGCCCGTGCAGGAAGCCCGCGCCGGACGGGTCGAGGCGGACGTCGCAACCCTCGGTCAGCCGGAACATCGACGCCGACGGCAGGTTCGAGATGTCGATCGCGTTGCCCGGCGGCTCGGCCGACTGGTTCGGCAGGTCTGTCCACGCGGCACGGTCACGCGGGAGGCGGCCCGTGGTGATCACGGCCTCGACGCAGCTGCGGCCGCGTTGCTCGAGGTTCACCGCGACCACGGTGGCTTGTCTGCCCGTCTTGCGCACCTCGGTGCGCAGCAGGGCCGGGCCGACGCCGGGTGAGTGCAGGAACTGGGCACTGACCGCGAGCGGGTCCACGAGCGGCGTGCCGTTGCCTGTGTGCAACGCGACTGCCGTCTTGGCGAGCAGCGCGAGCAGGAAACCACCGTGCGGTTTGCCACCGACTGTCCATTCGGCAGGCAATTCCGCGGTGAATGTGCCATCGCCTAGTGGGCGGATGGCTGCGGCTGTGCTGAACGAGATCACGTTGCTTCCACGCCCGTTCACGAATGGCTTACCAGTGCACGCGCGAAAAACGTCGTGTTGGCCGGCCTTTCGGCCAACCGGCGCATCAAATACCCGTACCACTGAGAGCCATAGGGCACGTATACCCGCACTGTCTCCCCCTCCCTGGCCAGCCGGCGCTGTTCGTCCTGCCGGACTCCGAAAAGCATTTGGTACTCGTAGGTTCCCGGCCTCCGGTCATACCAACGCGCCCGTTCAGCGACAATACGCACCAGACGGGGATCGTGGGTTGCGAACATCGGGTACCCATCGCCGGAAAGGAGAGCGTTCACACAACGCACGTAGTTCAGATCCACCTCGCGGCCGTCGAACGCGACCGGCTCCGGTTCCGCGTAAGCGCCCTTCACCAGACGGACCCGGCTGCCCGCGAGCGCTTCGCAGTCAGCCAGTGTGCGCCGCAGGTAGCTCTGCAGCACGGCGCCCGTCGACGGCCAGGTACGGCGCAACTCGCGCAGCACACGCAGAGTCGATTCGGTGGTTGTGTGGTCCTCCATGTCCAGCGTGACTGTGGTGCCGCATTGTTCAGCGGCAGCACATACGCGCGACGCATTGTCCAGCGCCAGCCGTTCGTCGAGTTTCTGACCGACGGCGGTGAGCTTCACGCTCACCTCGGCTCTGGCCGTGAGCCCTTCGGCGTGCAGCGCGTCCAGCAGTTCCGTGTAGGCGCGCACGTTCTGGTCGGCCTGTGCCTCGTCGGCGACGTCCTCGCCGAGGTGGTCGAGCGTGACCCAGCGGCCGGACGCGGCGATTTCCCGCGTCACGCGGACCGCGTCGGCTGTCCGCTCGCCCGCGACGAACCGCCGGACGACGTCTCGGCTGACCGGAGCGGTGGCCACCAGACGACGGATCGCGTCGTTGCCGGCCGCCGCGAGGATCAGCGTTCGCAGCGGGTGCACGGACAGACTCTACGACCACGTACCAAGATCACTTCGGGCCGTATCCCTTTTGTACGCAGGCGATACGGTGTCAATCAGGCATCCGGGCGAATGCCCGAACAGTTAACGGACGCGATCGGCGTCGAGGTGCAGACGGGCGAAAAGGAGCGATTCGGCGAGATCCTTGGCCCGCTCGGCCGGGCTGCGCGC
This window contains:
- a CDS encoding thioesterase family protein, translated to MNGRGSNVISFSTAAAIRPLGDGTFTAELPAEWTVGGKPHGGFLLALLAKTAVALHTGNGTPLVDPLAVSAQFLHSPGVGPALLRTEVRKTGRQATVVAVNLEQRGRSCVEAVITTGRLPRDRAAWTDLPNQSAEPPGNAIDISNLPSASMFRLTEGCDVRLDPSGAGFLHGHVGDPLRLRLWARPRGEHADPLFALVAGDISMPVTFNLGRMGWSPAVQLTALLRSRPAPGWLRIQVDCRAVHGAWFDSDATVVDSTGRLVCQARQLALTATTG
- a CDS encoding proline dehydrogenase family protein, which translates into the protein MHPLRTLILAAAGNDAIRRLVATAPVSRDVVRRFVAGERTADAVRVTREIAASGRWVTLDHLGEDVADEAQADQNVRAYTELLDALHAEGLTARAEVSVKLTAVGQKLDERLALDNASRVCAAAEQCGTTVTLDMEDHTTTESTLRVLRELRRTWPSTGAVLQSYLRRTLADCEALAGSRVRLVKGAYAEPEPVAFDGREVDLNYVRCVNALLSGDGYPMFATHDPRLVRIVAERARWYDRRPGTYEYQMLFGVRQDEQRRLAREGETVRVYVPYGSQWYGYLMRRLAERPANTTFFARALVSHS